The DNA window CGCGATATGGATGTAGCCGTCCTGCACCCAGTCGTTGTGGAACGGCTCGCCCTTTGCCGGCGGACGAATCCGCATGTAGTGATACTTCACGTCGGGATGCAGACATCCCTCGGTCGTAGTCGTCCAGCGGTCGAGGTTGCCTTCGATCCAGTCCGCGTAGGTCTCGAGGAAGCTGGCGAGCTCCGGAGCCGCATACGCCCTCGCGATGTCCGCCGCGCAAATCAGCCCGGCAATCACTGCCGCGAGCGTCGATGGCGAGTATCCCGGATTCTCCTCCCAGCGCTCCTGCTGCGTCACAGGGGCGAAGCGGACGAGAAACGCTGCGGCATTTTCGACGAAGGGAAATACATCGAAGTTGCCGAGCCCGTTCAGCTTCCAGAGACGCCACGCGAGGATGATCGGGAACGCCACTTCGTCCAGCTGAATGCCCGTCCAGTAAGGCGTTCCATCGATCCAGAAGTTCTGCGCGAAGCTGCCATCAGGCCGCTGCGTACAGGCCAGGTAGACGAGCGCCCTGCGCGCTGTGTCCGTGCGTCCAATGGCCAGGCACGCCGTCGCCGACTGCACCATATCGCGCGTCCACACCAGGTGGTATCCGCCCAGGTCGTCGTCGCTCTTCGACGCTCCCCAGGGAATCGAGGCGGATGCGATGAAGGCTCCCGGATAGGTCTTGTCCTCGTGCGAGAGGATCACGTTCTGGCTAATCCGCATCAAGCGGCCACCGTCGGTCGCCACCGCAGAAAGCTTCTCGGGAACGCTTGAGCGGTGCCACTGCTCGATAAACCGCTTGGCGTGGATGGCGTAGGGGGTCGAAAGGGTCTGCATCATGCCGGCCAGGGCCGCGTGATGGCCGTCGCCGAGCGCAATCGCCACAGTGAACTCGCGATGCCGGGCCACGTCGATCTCGCCCATGACGGCGAGATTGCCGTTGAGCGCTTGACCGAACTCCCAGTCCATGGTCATGTCGGTCGAGAGGTCCTGGAAGCCGTCGCTTGACCCCACATAGCCGCAGGAAGAGCGCGTAAAGCCGCAATCCACGCCCAAAGCCAGCGAGGTCCCGCCCTTCCAGCATAAGAGAGCGCGTTGCCCGGCGACCTCGATCGAACGTGCCGAGTTTCCTGCCCCCCCGCCGTTCAGGTGCGGGGCCAGTAGCGCGTAGCACTTCAGCCGCGACAGCACGGCCTCGTCGCCGGCGATCTTCACATTCATCAGCACGACAGGGTGATGGGGGTCGGAGATGAACTCCTTGGTGACCGTATACCGGCCATTCAGATCGCTCGCCTTAACACGCACGGCGGGCGCTTCCGGG is part of the Granulicella aggregans genome and encodes:
- a CDS encoding glycoside hydrolase family 15 protein, whose product is MSDLSASYRWLDDDGAAFGAPGLEPRWTSSRKDAVATAYAASSRVWFTISHGTLNEIYYPTIDRPQTRDMELLFTDGATFLHEEKRDFEYDFSYIDPEAPAVRVKASDLNGRYTVTKEFISDPHHPVVLMNVKIAGDEAVLSRLKCYALLAPHLNGGGAGNSARSIEVAGQRALLCWKGGTSLALGVDCGFTRSSCGYVGSSDGFQDLSTDMTMDWEFGQALNGNLAVMGEIDVARHREFTVAIALGDGHHAALAGMMQTLSTPYAIHAKRFIEQWHRSSVPEKLSAVATDGGRLMRISQNVILSHEDKTYPGAFIASASIPWGASKSDDDLGGYHLVWTRDMVQSATACLAIGRTDTARRALVYLACTQRPDGSFAQNFWIDGTPYWTGIQLDEVAFPIILAWRLWKLNGLGNFDVFPFVENAAAFLVRFAPVTQQERWEENPGYSPSTLAAVIAGLICAADIARAYAAPELASFLETYADWIEGNLDRWTTTTEGCLHPDVKYHYMRIRPPAKGEPFHNDWVQDGYIHIANRAPDEKYDFEAREVIDAGFLELVRYGIRRADDPLIIDSLKVVDKCLKIETPYGDSWRRYNHDGYGQRKDGGPFEHWGQGRAWPLLGGERAHYELAAGNDVDSFITAFEKFSSVGGMLPEQIWDHADLPSEGLFLGRSAGAAQPLVWAHSEYVKLLRSKSDGRVFDTISAVEDRYAKPAEERTFTSLIEVFQTTRQVTQMVAGLMLRIMDAKRFRVTYTFDDWATQATVESRTVGYPGSYADIGTTPQHSGKIIFTLYWPAEDRWLGRNHEVTLIPG